The genomic interval GCGTCACCCGCTGCCGGGGCGGCACCTCCCGGAGTGCCCGGGCGAAGACCACCCGCCGGGTGACGCTCTCGGCGTCGTCGTCCGGCCCGGCCCACTCGGGCGGCTCGGCGACCGCCCGTTCCCGGCGCCGCCACACCCGGCGGGTCTCCGCCAGGTACGACCGGACCAGGCAGGTACGCACGAACGCGTCCAGCGCCTGCTGGTCGCGTACCCGGTGCCACGCCGACGCGAGCCGGATGAACGCGGCCTGGGCCAGGTCGTCGGCCCAGTGCCAGTCCCCGCACATCAGGTACGCCGACCGCCGGACCACGTCCCGCCGCGCCGCGAAGTACTCGCTGAACTGGCGTCGATCCTCGTCGCGTCGATCCTCGTCGTCGCTTCGCATCCCGCTCCTCTCACCGGATAGGTGCGCACCGGATCCGGGGCGGGTTGCGCATGGGAGCGGAGAATTTTCAGCCGTTCGACGACGGCACCACGAAACCCGCCTCGTACGCGGCGATCACCGCCTGGGTGCGGTCCCGGGCGCCGAGCTTGGCCAGTACGTTGCCGACGTGCGTCTTGACGGTCTCGACGCCGAGTACCAGTTCGGTGGCGATCTCCGAATTGGAGAGCCCGGTCGCCATCAGCCGCAGCACCTCGCCCTCCCGCTCGGTCAGCCGGGCCCGATCGAGCCGGTCGCCGGCCGGGTTGCCGGGGGCGTACGCCGCGACGAGTCGGCGCAGCGCCGCCGGGAAGAGCAGCGACTCGCCCTTGGCGACCACCCTGATCGCGTCCACCACCTCGGCCGGGCGGGCCCGCTTGAGCAGGAAGCCGTGCGCGCCGGCCCGGAGCGCCTGGTAGACGTACTCGTCGTTCTCGAACGTGGTGACCACCAGGATCCGGGGCGGTTCGGCCGAGGTGGCGAGCAGGTGCCGGGTGGCCTGGATGCCGTCGATGGCCGGCATCCGGACGTCCATCAGCACCACGTCGGGCCGCAGCTTGCCGACCAGCGGCGGCACCTCGGCCCCGTCGGCGGCCTCGCCGACGACGGTCAGGTCCGGCTGTGCGTCGACGATGGCCCGCAGGCCGACCCGGATCAGCTCCTCGTCGTCGACGATCAGCACCCTGATGGTCATGTCCGCTCCGTTCCGCTGGTCATGTCCGCTCCGTTCCCGGGCCGCCCGTCCGTCGTGGTCGGCAGCCAGACCGCGATCCGCCAGTCGCCGTCTTCCGGACCGGCGCTGACCCGGCCGCCGAGCAGGACCACCCGCTCCCGGATGCCGGCCAGCCCGCGCCCCCGCCGCTGTCCCGGCGGGCGTCCCGGGCCAAGCCGGCTCCGGGCCGCCCCGGCCGGCTCGTCGAGCGCGTTGACCAGCTCGATCTCCAGGGCGTCGTCCCGGGCCGCGACGCGCAGGGTCACCGGTCGCCGG from Plantactinospora sp. BC1 carries:
- a CDS encoding SigE family RNA polymerase sigma factor, with protein sequence MRSDDEDRRDEDRRQFSEYFAARRDVVRRSAYLMCGDWHWADDLAQAAFIRLASAWHRVRDQQALDAFVRTCLVRSYLAETRRVWRRRERAVAEPPEWAGPDDDAESVTRRVVFARALREVPPRQRVTLICRYYHQLDVAETAAVLGCSEGTVKSQTARGLATLRRVLGDAVPTRRLVSVTESET
- a CDS encoding response regulator transcription factor, with amino-acid sequence MTIRVLIVDDEELIRVGLRAIVDAQPDLTVVGEAADGAEVPPLVGKLRPDVVLMDVRMPAIDGIQATRHLLATSAEPPRILVVTTFENDEYVYQALRAGAHGFLLKRARPAEVVDAIRVVAKGESLLFPAALRRLVAAYAPGNPAGDRLDRARLTEREGEVLRLMATGLSNSEIATELVLGVETVKTHVGNVLAKLGARDRTQAVIAAYEAGFVVPSSNG